A window of the Sulfurovum riftiae genome harbors these coding sequences:
- a CDS encoding acyltransferase, with protein sequence MNMDKYKIPNVKMFEFTKIIGVENIDFGKYIIIDDFVLIYAKNPINIGNYVHIASFTSISGGGEFVMGDFSAISSGCRIVTGTDDFKGYGFGNSTIANEFRNITTGKVSIGKFAIVGGNSVILPGVTIGEGTSVGAGSIVTKDLEPWGIYIGNKRIGWRNKKEVLKTYEKFKSLSECDQLGTLFNN encoded by the coding sequence ATGAATATGGATAAATATAAAATTCCAAATGTAAAAATGTTTGAATTTACAAAAATTATTGGAGTAGAGAATATTGATTTTGGAAAATATATTATAATTGATGACTTTGTTCTTATTTATGCGAAGAATCCTATAAATATTGGTAATTATGTGCATATAGCTTCATTTACTTCTATTAGTGGCGGTGGTGAATTTGTAATGGGGGACTTTTCTGCTATTTCATCTGGTTGTCGAATTGTTACTGGTACAGATGATTTTAAAGGATATGGCTTTGGAAATTCTACAATAGCAAATGAGTTTAGAAATATTACAACAGGAAAAGTTAGTATAGGAAAATTTGCTATTGTAGGAGGTAATAGTGTTATATTGCCTGGAGTGACTATTGGTGAGGGTACATCTGTGGGTGCTGGATCTATAGTAACTAAAGATTTAGAGCCTTGGGGAATCTACATAGGTAACAAGCGTATTGGATGGCGAAACAAAAAAGAAGTTTTAAAAACCTATGAAAAATTTAAATCTTTGTCTGAGTGTGATCAGCTGGGCACACTCTTTAATAATTAA
- a CDS encoding nucleotidyltransferase family protein, protein MTKIELLIKLKSIKDELYKQFGISQIALFGSYAQDMATNKSDVDIAIIKTNKKDYFLLLDAKKFIENVLQKEVDLGYFDSIRPFVKKRIQNDLIYV, encoded by the coding sequence ATGACAAAAATAGAATTACTTATAAAATTAAAAAGTATTAAAGATGAATTATATAAACAATTCGGTATTAGTCAAATAGCACTCTTTGGATCTTACGCACAAGATATGGCAACAAATAAAAGTGATGTAGATATTGCTATTATAAAGACAAATAAAAAAGATTACTTTTTACTGTTGGATGCAAAAAAATTTATAGAAAATGTATTGCAAAAAGAGGTTGACTTGGGGTATTTTGATTCTATTCGACCTTTTGTAAAAAAAAGAATACAAAACGATTTAATATATGTCTGA
- a CDS encoding DUF86 domain-containing protein — protein MSDRVIELFLFDVLVAILKIEEVSKRFNNADELKHDFMAWDTTIREFEIIGEATNQLINNSILENHNRKVVDFRNILIHHYFGIDEDAVWSVINDYLYDFKKLIITKSKNIDETLRTELVKDLCNENAHLLFVVDILKQI, from the coding sequence ATGTCTGATAGAGTTATAGAATTATTTTTATTTGATGTATTGGTCGCTATATTAAAAATAGAAGAAGTTTCCAAAAGATTTAATAATGCAGATGAGCTTAAACATGATTTTATGGCTTGGGATACCACTATAAGAGAGTTTGAAATTATAGGTGAAGCAACAAACCAATTAATAAATAATTCAATTTTAGAAAATCATAACAGAAAAGTAGTTGACTTTAGAAATATTTTGATTCATCATTATTTTGGTATAGATGAAGATGCTGTATGGAGTGTAATTAATGATTATTTGTATGATTTCAAAAAGTTAATTATTACAAAAAGTAAAAATATAGACGAAACCCTTAGGACAGAACTTGTAAAAGACCTTTGTAATGAAAATGCACATTTACTGTTTGTTGTCGATATATTAAAACAAATTTAG
- a CDS encoding DegT/DnrJ/EryC1/StrS family aminotransferase — protein MINVTKTYLPNKKKYQKYVDEIYANGWITNNGPMVKELEKRLAKYLGVQNIILVSNGTSALEIAYRTLDIKGFAITTPFSFVATTSSLVTNGIKPIFADIDAKTLNIDPEKIEEQITPNTSAIVPVHVFGNACDVVAIDKIAKKHDLKVIYDAAHAFDVKFKGESLLNYGDISTLSFHATKLFHTIEGGALIINDDTLVEKARYLINFGIENAESIPELGTNAKMNEFEAAMGLCMLDEIEEVLEKRKNVDDIYHKELVGLVSLTTQNPHSTKNYGYFPIILKDEDERLKIQKALNEKQIFPRRYFYPSLDTLYYIEPKQKCEISRTISNKILVLPMYPELSEEEQYHIIETIKIKMDA, from the coding sequence ATGATAAACGTAACAAAAACCTACCTACCAAACAAAAAAAAGTACCAAAAGTACGTAGATGAGATCTATGCCAATGGTTGGATTACAAACAATGGTCCGATGGTTAAAGAATTAGAAAAAAGATTAGCTAAGTATCTTGGTGTTCAAAATATAATTTTAGTATCTAATGGTACATCTGCACTTGAGATAGCTTACCGAACACTTGACATCAAGGGCTTTGCCATTACCACACCTTTTTCTTTTGTAGCAACAACAAGTTCTCTTGTTACAAATGGGATAAAGCCTATTTTCGCAGATATTGATGCTAAAACACTCAATATAGATCCTGAGAAGATAGAAGAGCAGATTACTCCAAACACTTCTGCCATTGTTCCTGTACATGTTTTTGGTAATGCTTGTGATGTAGTAGCCATAGATAAAATAGCAAAGAAACATGATCTTAAAGTTATTTACGATGCTGCACATGCTTTTGATGTAAAGTTTAAAGGTGAGAGTCTTTTAAACTATGGAGATATTTCTACACTCAGTTTTCATGCAACTAAACTCTTTCATACCATAGAAGGTGGAGCACTCATTATTAATGACGATACTTTAGTAGAAAAAGCAAGGTATCTCATAAATTTTGGCATCGAAAATGCAGAGTCCATCCCTGAACTTGGAACCAATGCAAAGATGAACGAGTTTGAAGCAGCTATGGGACTGTGTATGCTTGATGAGATAGAAGAGGTTTTAGAAAAGAGAAAAAATGTTGATGATATATATCATAAAGAGTTGGTTGGGTTAGTAAGTTTAACTACTCAAAACCCTCATTCAACTAAAAATTATGGATACTTCCCTATTATCTTAAAAGATGAAGATGAAAGATTAAAAATCCAAAAAGCACTTAATGAAAAACAAATATTTCCACGACGCTATTTTTATCCATCACTAGATACATTGTATTATATAGAACCTAAACAAAAGTGTGAGATTTCTAGAACTATTTCAAATAAAATATTGGTTTTACCGATGTACCCAGAATTAAGTGAAGAAGAGCAATATCATATTATTGAGACGATTAAAATAAAAATGGATGCATGA